One region of Phycisphaerae bacterium genomic DNA includes:
- a CDS encoding amidohydrolase has translation MIRALATILAIGLVCFTAAAQPPASTKDQRGGPGSGAMTVEPLHQEPVTLVTADQPANSSLEAAVRRGAAAVEPKIIQWRRDIHEHPELGDQENRTAGVVAEHLRDLGLEVRTGVARTGVVGILTGRKPGRTVALRADMDALPVKEPPRLPFASRAKGQYLGNEVDVMHACGHDTHTAMLMGTAEVLAGLRNELPGTVMFIFQPAEEGSSLFGPSSGKAWGARLMLEEGVFEKNRPDAIFGLHVGPGPAGQIFYRGGAVTASSDTLEITITGKQGHGGMPWYAVDPITTSAQVILDLQTVVSRKTNLTASPAVVTIGVISGGTRPNIVPETVRLSGTIRTYHEKVRQQVIRDVRVTAEKIAESAGAKAEVSITSLYDVTINDEALTTRMLPVLRRAADGHVSQAPQSGASEDFSVFAKVAPGMYIGLGITPRDQDPAKAAPNHNPDFYVDESALVVGTRALGSLAVDFLATEPEQGKPSPPTRPSPADNR, from the coding sequence ATGATCCGTGCCTTGGCGACGATTCTCGCGATAGGCCTCGTTTGCTTCACCGCAGCCGCGCAACCGCCAGCTTCAACCAAGGATCAACGCGGTGGACCCGGCTCCGGTGCAATGACCGTGGAGCCGCTCCACCAGGAACCGGTCACGCTCGTCACCGCCGACCAGCCCGCCAACAGCAGCCTTGAAGCCGCGGTTCGCCGGGGAGCAGCGGCCGTCGAACCGAAGATCATTCAGTGGCGCAGAGACATCCACGAGCACCCGGAACTCGGCGACCAGGAAAACAGGACCGCGGGTGTCGTCGCGGAGCACCTGCGCGATCTGGGTCTTGAGGTGCGCACCGGCGTGGCCCGGACCGGTGTTGTGGGAATCCTCACCGGCAGAAAGCCCGGCCGGACCGTCGCCCTGCGTGCCGACATGGACGCCCTCCCGGTCAAGGAACCACCGAGGCTGCCCTTCGCGTCCCGGGCCAAGGGTCAGTACCTGGGCAACGAGGTCGACGTCATGCACGCCTGCGGGCATGACACCCATACCGCCATGCTCATGGGAACGGCAGAGGTCCTGGCTGGGCTGAGGAATGAGCTGCCCGGTACGGTCATGTTCATCTTCCAGCCGGCGGAGGAGGGATCCAGCCTGTTTGGGCCTTCCTCGGGAAAAGCCTGGGGGGCGCGGTTGATGCTGGAAGAGGGCGTGTTCGAGAAAAACAGGCCGGACGCCATTTTCGGCCTGCACGTCGGTCCCGGCCCTGCTGGCCAAATCTTCTACCGCGGCGGCGCGGTCACCGCGAGCAGCGACACCCTTGAAATAACCATCACCGGCAAGCAGGGCCACGGCGGTATGCCGTGGTACGCGGTAGACCCGATCACCACCTCGGCCCAGGTCATCTTGGACCTGCAGACCGTGGTCAGCCGGAAAACCAATCTCACCGCCTCCCCCGCCGTCGTGACCATCGGCGTGATCAGCGGCGGAACCAGACCCAATATCGTGCCCGAGACGGTGCGCCTGTCCGGCACCATCCGGACCTACCATGAGAAGGTTCGCCAGCAGGTCATTCGCGATGTCCGGGTCACCGCCGAGAAGATCGCCGAGAGCGCGGGCGCGAAGGCAGAGGTTTCGATCACCAGCCTCTACGACGTGACCATCAACGACGAAGCCCTGACGACGCGGATGCTGCCGGTGCTGAGGCGGGCCGCGGACGGGCATGTGAGCCAGGCGCCGCAGAGCGGAGCCTCCGAGGACTTCTCCGTCTTCGCCAAGGTAGCCCCCGGAATGTACATCGGCCTGGGCATCACCCCACGTGACCAGGACCCGGCCAAGGCGGCTCCGAACCACAACCCCGATTTCTACGTCGACGAGAGCGCCCTGGTCGTGGGCACGCGAGCCCTGGGCTCACTCGCGGTCGACTTCCTTGCCACCGAACCGGAACAGGGCAAGCCGTCACCCCCGACTCGCCCGTCGCCTGCGGACAATCGTTGA
- a CDS encoding response regulator, with protein MRVGKTILVVEDEADLAKMLRFNLEREGYNCRCVADGREAVANARRDPPDLLLLDRMLPGISGDEVLQQLKREPLTATIPTIMLTAKSEETDALVGFALGADDYVTKPFSIKVLLARIAALFRRTEPAELDSQVLAIGPIRLDSGRHELHVNGQGVSLTAMEFRVLRALMGANGRVLSRGQLIESTLGMGVAVTDRAIDVHITAVRKKLGEAAAWVQTVRGVGYTFREPIESET; from the coding sequence ATGCGCGTGGGCAAGACCATCCTGGTCGTCGAAGACGAGGCCGACCTGGCCAAGATGCTCCGCTTCAATCTGGAGCGCGAAGGGTACAACTGCCGATGCGTGGCCGACGGCCGCGAGGCGGTCGCGAACGCCCGGCGCGATCCACCCGACCTCCTGCTCCTGGACCGCATGCTCCCGGGAATCTCCGGCGACGAAGTGCTGCAACAGCTCAAACGCGAGCCACTGACCGCCACCATCCCCACGATCATGCTCACCGCCAAGAGCGAGGAAACGGATGCCCTGGTGGGCTTCGCCTTGGGGGCCGACGACTACGTCACCAAGCCGTTCTCCATCAAGGTCCTTCTCGCCCGGATCGCCGCCCTCTTCCGACGAACGGAACCCGCGGAGCTGGATAGCCAAGTACTGGCCATCGGGCCGATCCGGCTGGACAGCGGCCGCCACGAACTCCACGTCAACGGCCAAGGCGTGTCCCTGACCGCCATGGAGTTCCGAGTCCTGCGAGCCCTCATGGGAGCCAACGGACGCGTCCTCTCCCGCGGGCAGCTCATCGAGTCCACTCTCGGCATGGGAGTCGCCGTCACCGACCGGGCAATCGACGTCCATATCACCGCCGTTCGCAAGAAACTCGGCGAGGCCGCGGCGTGGGTGCAAACCGTTCGGGGCGTCGGCTACACCTTCCGGGAGCCGATAGAATCCGAAACATGA
- a CDS encoding ABC transporter ATP-binding protein — MRLIGSSDWISIQRAGCWGLAVDAIVAESLTRRYGRRTGIEELNLVVREGVLSGFLGPNGAGKTTTIRVLLGFLRPTSGRASLFGLDCWQRSHRAKAEVGYLPGDLRLHPWMDGRQALRLFGAIRRRDLMVEGRRLAEEFNLDLRVKARQMSRGMRQKLGLILAMAHRPRLLILDEPTTALDPLMQEQLHGHLRELAAAGHTVFFSSHTLSEVEQLCDRVAIVREGRVIVDAGLDELRGRSRREVMIRWKGVAQAEQVPPPFLEVRRRDGQTWSCLLAGSPEDLLQWAAGRPIEDFSVGRPDLDTLFRGYYRQGG, encoded by the coding sequence GTGCGGCTGATCGGGTCGTCGGACTGGATTTCGATCCAGCGGGCGGGGTGTTGGGGTCTTGCGGTGGATGCGATCGTTGCGGAGTCACTGACGCGGCGGTACGGCCGGCGGACCGGAATTGAGGAGCTCAACCTGGTGGTGCGGGAGGGGGTCCTGTCCGGTTTTCTCGGTCCCAATGGTGCCGGGAAAACGACTACGATCCGCGTACTTCTCGGGTTCCTGCGTCCGACCTCGGGCCGGGCGAGCTTGTTTGGCCTGGACTGCTGGCAGCGCTCACACCGGGCGAAGGCGGAGGTGGGCTACCTTCCGGGTGACCTCCGCCTCCATCCCTGGATGGACGGGCGGCAGGCCCTTCGGCTCTTCGGGGCGATCCGGCGTCGCGATCTGATGGTTGAGGGGCGCCGTCTGGCTGAGGAGTTCAATCTCGACCTCCGCGTCAAGGCCCGGCAGATGTCGCGGGGCATGAGACAGAAACTTGGCCTGATCCTGGCCATGGCTCACCGGCCGCGTCTGCTGATCCTGGATGAGCCGACCACGGCTCTTGATCCGCTGATGCAGGAGCAGCTGCACGGTCATCTTCGCGAACTGGCGGCTGCCGGGCACACGGTTTTCTTCTCCAGCCACACGCTCAGTGAGGTGGAGCAGCTGTGCGACCGGGTGGCCATCGTGCGTGAAGGGCGGGTGATTGTGGACGCCGGTCTTGACGAGCTCCGCGGCCGTTCGCGGCGGGAGGTCATGATCCGGTGGAAGGGCGTGGCCCAGGCCGAGCAGGTTCCGCCGCCGTTTCTCGAGGTTCGCCGGCGTGATGGGCAGACCTGGAGCTGTCTGCTGGCCGGCTCTCCGGAGGATCTGCTGCAATGGGCTGCTGGCCGGCCGATCGAGGATTTCAGCGTTGGACGACCGGATCTGGACACGCTGTTTCGCGGGTACTATCGGCAAGGGGGCTAG
- a CDS encoding TlpA family protein disulfide reductase, translated as MPKASLLLLRNALLSAAALAATGTPAPAAPPRVTTSTPLPDATSVDPALSSIRVTFDQDMNTRGFSWVGGGPTFPTTRDKPRWINARTCILPVRLKPNHEYWLSINSDRFQNFRSKSGEPAIPYPISFKTGPSKAGTRATSEPAAEEEDPEPDHETSTLEFKLQDTFGREIRSSDYVRTPVAIILGACWCGGCQQDAEPFADLAASFGPRGVQFIRSVSGDNELESLEFQRHYRLPFVNVLDPDRTFEKRYNPDGWTFIMLVDHSGQVVYRANNPKMTSLAASLENLVQPQPEAQVIVRDGVSYMRATLERSGEIDKARPSERFPALACGPDKTTYLVFSGNRRGNNDIFVRVHDGRGWSQDRPVAATEADEFDASVLVDHQKQAWISWTSNSDGKKYNVFVTSLDATGKPAPAMQLSHADNDAMHARMACDRKGRIWCTYYRWHRMGRFSRDKEVYVRRYDGKEWSPEMQVSPTDVPNYEDHSDPTVAAYRDGILLGWSWDYHTPPGYTRDAECPTIFLREVGQDLRLGQARHVSGRSIDVTPTLVVDRKDQIWCAWDALGWDDDAGANRKTVQVTQRDMSATRPQPAQALSPPSTNVCTPILAVAPDQTVSLVWSQNQRRTGWTLQLASWSPLQSKWSDATEIEADGNPRFPSATYDAAGTLWVAYSAEGPGGREIRVKTITRK; from the coding sequence ATGCCAAAAGCCAGCCTGCTACTCCTCCGCAATGCCCTGCTGTCCGCAGCGGCCCTGGCCGCCACCGGGACCCCGGCGCCCGCCGCCCCGCCGAGAGTCACTACCTCCACCCCGTTGCCGGACGCAACCAGTGTCGACCCCGCCCTCAGCTCGATCCGTGTCACCTTCGATCAGGACATGAACACCCGCGGCTTCTCCTGGGTTGGCGGTGGACCCACCTTCCCCACCACACGAGACAAGCCCCGCTGGATCAACGCTCGCACGTGTATCCTGCCTGTCCGGCTGAAACCCAACCACGAGTATTGGCTGAGCATCAACAGCGACCGGTTCCAGAACTTCCGCAGCAAAAGTGGCGAACCGGCCATCCCCTACCCCATCTCGTTCAAGACCGGCCCGTCCAAGGCCGGCACCAGGGCGACATCGGAACCGGCAGCCGAAGAGGAAGATCCGGAACCAGACCACGAGACGTCCACCCTGGAGTTCAAGCTCCAGGATACCTTCGGCCGGGAGATCCGCTCGAGCGACTATGTCCGCACACCGGTGGCGATCATCCTCGGCGCATGCTGGTGCGGCGGATGCCAGCAGGACGCAGAACCGTTCGCAGATCTGGCCGCCAGCTTCGGACCGCGCGGCGTGCAGTTCATCCGCAGCGTCTCCGGCGACAACGAGCTGGAATCGCTCGAGTTCCAGCGGCACTACCGGCTACCCTTTGTCAACGTGCTCGACCCCGATCGCACCTTCGAAAAGAGGTACAACCCCGATGGGTGGACCTTCATCATGCTCGTCGATCACTCGGGTCAAGTGGTCTACCGGGCCAACAACCCGAAAATGACCTCCCTGGCCGCCAGCCTCGAGAACCTCGTCCAGCCCCAACCGGAAGCCCAGGTGATCGTTCGCGACGGGGTATCGTACATGCGGGCAACACTGGAACGGTCGGGCGAAATCGACAAGGCGCGCCCTTCGGAACGGTTCCCCGCTTTGGCCTGCGGACCGGACAAAACCACTTACCTCGTCTTCTCCGGCAACCGTCGGGGCAACAACGACATCTTCGTACGGGTCCACGACGGCCGGGGCTGGTCGCAGGACCGACCGGTGGCCGCCACCGAGGCCGACGAGTTCGACGCCTCGGTCCTCGTCGACCACCAGAAACAGGCCTGGATCAGCTGGACAAGCAACTCCGACGGCAAGAAATACAACGTGTTCGTCACCTCCTTGGACGCGACCGGCAAACCGGCCCCCGCCATGCAGCTCAGCCACGCCGACAACGACGCCATGCACGCGAGAATGGCCTGCGACCGAAAAGGACGGATCTGGTGCACGTACTACCGCTGGCACAGAATGGGTCGGTTCTCGCGCGACAAGGAGGTGTATGTCCGGCGGTACGACGGGAAAGAATGGTCGCCGGAAATGCAGGTCAGCCCGACGGATGTGCCCAACTACGAAGACCACAGCGATCCGACCGTCGCGGCCTATCGTGACGGCATCCTCCTGGGCTGGAGCTGGGATTATCACACGCCACCGGGCTACACCCGGGATGCCGAGTGCCCAACGATCTTCCTCCGCGAGGTCGGCCAGGACCTCCGCCTCGGCCAGGCCAGGCACGTCAGCGGGCGATCCATCGACGTCACTCCCACCCTCGTCGTCGACCGCAAGGACCAGATCTGGTGCGCTTGGGACGCACTCGGCTGGGATGACGACGCGGGCGCCAACCGCAAGACGGTCCAGGTCACCCAACGAGACATGAGCGCCACCCGCCCCCAGCCCGCCCAGGCACTGAGCCCCCCGAGCACCAACGTGTGCACACCCATCCTGGCCGTCGCCCCCGACCAAACCGTCAGCCTGGTGTGGAGTCAGAATCAGCGCCGCACAGGCTGGACGCTGCAACTGGCAAGCTGGAGCCCCCTGCAATCGAAATGGTCCGACGCAACCGAGATCGAGGCAGACGGAAATCCCCGCTTCCCGTCCGCCACATACGACGCCGCAGGCACGCTGTGGGTCGCTTACTCGGCCGAGGGCCCCGGCGGACGCGAGATTAGAGTGAAGACAATAACCCGCAAGTGA
- a CDS encoding ABC transporter permease subunit codes for MNRGLLAKSLRDVGFLTLLLGAGLGLAEALLARALPRVQEQIGAVLSQLVFVQRILQALLGTKISGGLGPEMIGALTWVHPVVLALLWAHAIAYCTLVPAGEVDRGTVDMLLGLPVSRWQVYVAGAVAWLAAGVVLMLMAVIGHLIGCRLSAEGLRLDPRPLTMVVVNLFSLYVAVGGLAWLISAMSDRRGRAVGWVLAFVLASFLLNFLGQFWPLADRLSFLSLLHYYNPLLIIRSGRWPVADILVLLGLGSVLWTVGGFVFVRRDLSTL; via the coding sequence ATGAACAGGGGTCTGCTGGCCAAGTCGCTGCGTGACGTGGGGTTTCTGACGCTGCTCCTGGGTGCAGGGCTGGGGCTGGCGGAAGCGCTCCTGGCTCGGGCTTTGCCTCGGGTGCAGGAACAGATTGGCGCGGTGCTGTCACAGCTGGTTTTTGTGCAGCGCATTCTACAGGCGTTGCTGGGCACGAAGATCTCCGGGGGGCTGGGACCGGAGATGATCGGGGCTCTCACCTGGGTGCATCCGGTGGTTCTGGCTCTGCTGTGGGCTCATGCCATTGCGTACTGCACGCTTGTCCCGGCCGGGGAGGTGGATCGCGGGACGGTCGACATGTTGTTGGGTCTGCCGGTCTCGCGTTGGCAGGTGTACGTGGCAGGGGCGGTGGCGTGGCTCGCGGCGGGCGTTGTTCTCATGTTGATGGCGGTGATCGGGCATCTCATTGGGTGCCGGTTGTCCGCCGAAGGATTGCGGCTTGATCCTCGGCCTCTGACGATGGTTGTGGTCAACCTCTTCAGTTTGTATGTGGCGGTGGGGGGGCTGGCCTGGCTCATTTCCGCGATGAGTGACCGACGTGGGAGGGCGGTCGGCTGGGTTTTGGCTTTCGTGTTGGCTTCGTTTCTGTTGAACTTCCTGGGCCAGTTCTGGCCACTGGCGGATCGCCTGTCGTTCTTGTCGCTGCTGCACTACTACAATCCGCTCTTGATCATCCGCAGTGGGCGCTGGCCGGTGGCTGACATCTTGGTCCTACTTGGCTTGGGGAGCGTGCTCTGGACGGTGGGTGGGTTCGTTTTCGTTCGCCGGGACTTGTCGACCTTGTGA
- the grpE gene encoding nucleotide exchange factor GrpE, whose amino-acid sequence MAKKSTASRSTATASTGRAVATKAKTKPASAVAERSPAAAKAVKRADDVAHKADAAKGAGAGTVRVGEDKAAASRILARAEADITAAIEAMNNQMNSAMSRLTELAAAQCGKGHAVVRTAPLDRATATFQRLVAEVIDDQLAEMLPPLISLRNEFAQRVDGNGQEAADDDFAQRGKETLDHVLMLAGVQSYEPRLGELFDPIIHLAVGECHRQDLAANSVGQTVQPGFRSARGKVLVAAKVLVNRR is encoded by the coding sequence ATGGCGAAGAAGAGTACCGCGTCACGAAGCACGGCCACCGCATCGACGGGTAGGGCTGTGGCGACGAAGGCCAAGACGAAACCGGCGTCAGCGGTTGCGGAGAGGTCTCCGGCCGCGGCGAAGGCGGTGAAGCGGGCGGACGACGTCGCCCACAAGGCAGACGCCGCGAAGGGCGCGGGTGCGGGTACGGTCCGCGTGGGAGAGGACAAGGCCGCGGCCTCCCGTATTCTCGCTCGGGCGGAGGCCGATATCACCGCGGCGATTGAAGCGATGAACAACCAGATGAACTCGGCCATGAGTCGGCTGACCGAGTTGGCGGCAGCGCAATGCGGCAAGGGTCACGCGGTGGTGCGGACGGCTCCCCTGGACCGGGCGACGGCCACATTCCAGCGGCTTGTTGCCGAAGTGATCGATGACCAGCTTGCCGAGATGCTGCCGCCGTTGATCAGTCTTCGCAACGAGTTTGCCCAGCGGGTCGATGGCAACGGCCAGGAGGCGGCGGACGACGATTTTGCCCAGCGTGGCAAGGAGACGCTGGACCACGTTTTGATGCTTGCGGGGGTACAGAGCTACGAGCCTCGGCTTGGCGAGCTGTTCGATCCGATTATTCATCTGGCGGTGGGGGAGTGTCATCGTCAGGATCTGGCCGCCAACAGTGTGGGTCAGACTGTCCAGCCCGGTTTCCGCTCTGCGCGCGGCAAGGTTTTGGTGGCCGCGAAGGTGCTGGTCAACAGGAGGTAA
- a CDS encoding Hsp70 family protein, with amino-acid sequence MARLGIDFGTTNTVAAIHDRGMFSIVLHGAQTGAGTVVQETYPSAILVERATGRQWFGLEAERRFAQLPASAEYLFVPSLKRQLRDYTARGDGHSQETAALLTGFLRSLASSIRQSQMIPDDELLETVITWPANANGAQRHITRACFREAGFEVIGTLNEPTASAIELADWLTAGRGKKGGRKTGKESEPMAVAVFDLGGGTFDASLVWIENQDFRVIASAGIEDLGGDDFDRVLLEMFLAKLGGPNQVMSPLTRQALIHQARSQKESISTGAVRSLFLNPADYGLDGRPVTIPVVAYYDRIRPMLVPAVKMLKGVIESAAIKQPGIEDGSRLTVYLVGGSSKLPLVGQMVAEAFPASKVVLTDKPFRSVAMGAAICAMDRVTFRDVFARHFGLLRLRDHGRIETFDTIFPAGTPIPRKGEKPLERVAWYHPAHNVGHLRYLECTAIGRDGLPDGNVRAWSDIFFPYDPGQPLSAPLSVADIHATDAFANQPVCEVYRCDSDGVITVELRRPSSSDVRCYEIYDN; translated from the coding sequence ATGGCCCGGTTGGGCATCGACTTCGGCACGACCAATACCGTGGCCGCGATCCACGATCGGGGTATGTTCTCGATTGTCCTTCACGGGGCCCAGACCGGCGCGGGTACGGTTGTTCAAGAGACTTATCCTTCGGCCATTCTGGTTGAGCGGGCGACCGGCCGCCAGTGGTTCGGTCTTGAGGCCGAGCGGCGGTTCGCCCAGTTGCCGGCATCGGCGGAGTATCTGTTTGTTCCGTCGCTCAAGCGGCAGCTTCGGGACTACACCGCTCGCGGCGACGGCCACTCGCAGGAGACGGCCGCCCTGCTGACCGGTTTTCTGAGGTCGCTGGCGAGTTCGATCCGTCAGTCGCAGATGATCCCGGACGACGAGTTGCTCGAAACGGTCATCACCTGGCCGGCGAATGCCAACGGCGCCCAGCGGCACATCACCCGGGCCTGCTTCCGGGAGGCGGGTTTCGAGGTCATCGGGACGCTCAACGAACCCACGGCGTCGGCCATCGAACTGGCCGACTGGCTCACGGCCGGCCGCGGCAAGAAGGGTGGCCGCAAGACCGGCAAGGAATCGGAGCCGATGGCGGTGGCGGTTTTCGATCTCGGCGGTGGCACGTTTGACGCATCGCTGGTCTGGATCGAGAACCAGGACTTCCGGGTGATCGCATCTGCGGGGATCGAGGACCTGGGAGGTGACGATTTTGACCGGGTTCTGCTGGAGATGTTTTTGGCCAAGCTGGGTGGGCCAAACCAGGTGATGAGTCCTTTGACGCGGCAGGCCCTGATTCATCAGGCCCGCTCTCAGAAGGAGAGCATCTCGACCGGGGCGGTTCGGAGTCTGTTCCTCAACCCTGCGGACTATGGGCTTGACGGCCGGCCGGTCACGATTCCGGTGGTGGCCTACTACGACCGCATCCGCCCGATGCTGGTGCCGGCGGTCAAGATGCTGAAGGGCGTGATCGAGTCTGCTGCCATCAAGCAGCCGGGCATCGAGGATGGTTCGCGGCTGACCGTCTACCTGGTCGGCGGCTCGTCCAAGCTGCCGCTGGTCGGCCAGATGGTAGCGGAGGCGTTCCCGGCCAGCAAAGTCGTTCTGACCGACAAGCCGTTCCGGTCGGTGGCCATGGGAGCCGCCATCTGCGCGATGGACCGGGTCACCTTTCGCGACGTATTTGCCCGCCACTTCGGCTTGCTCAGGCTTCGCGACCACGGGCGGATCGAGACCTTCGACACCATTTTCCCGGCCGGTACGCCGATTCCGCGTAAGGGTGAGAAGCCTCTTGAAAGGGTTGCCTGGTATCATCCGGCCCACAACGTCGGCCACCTGCGGTATCTGGAGTGCACTGCGATCGGGCGGGACGGGCTGCCCGACGGAAACGTCCGTGCCTGGTCGGACATCTTCTTCCCTTACGATCCGGGCCAGCCGTTGAGTGCCCCGCTCAGCGTAGCGGACATACACGCCACCGATGCTTTCGCCAATCAGCCGGTGTGCGAGGTGTACCGGTGCGATTCCGATGGTGTGATCACCGTGGAGTTGCGGCGGCCGTCCTCGAGCGATGTGCGCTGTTACGAGATCTACGACAACTGA
- a CDS encoding YeeE/YedE family protein, which produces MIRTFYGLDTLDSPAAFLAALFVGFAFGFSLERAGFGSSRKLAGIFYFRDMTVLKVMFTAMVVAMIGLSYCMGMGWIARDQMYFMPSVYGAQIIGGLLFGVGFAMSSWCPGTAAVGLASGKLDALIFLVGASVGSILFNELYSVTHPLYTWGESGVRFAWSSLGGSQAAFGFGLAVVAILAFWGAEYIEKRVSGTGLYLNSPFLKAFSTALLVLAAGLFVLSPMAASEATDRTAQSEQATDAIPLQMGLLTDVQTGADHVDPKQLAGWLMAGKQDLVLIDIRTPGEYQSFHLRGAVNVALADLPGYLTPLKNKGSIVLYSNGMTHPAQGVDVLRGLGFQNVFLLTDGLHGFLEKCLKPTSLRTEPVTAERAARINAWRSFFLPSPAVVTAKTQPPTAATSGPAEPAWPGLVETAWLAENLKRPDLRVIDVRLQPQYNTGHIPGSVCLSPESIRGVVGGLSSMLLPGDVLARLASLMGISTTDTVVIVGDDKPPDATMVSMAFARLGHAKYGVLNGGFAKWKSEDRPLDTMLPTFAPTSYPGPAPDHFSADAERVLAHVEQGDAVVLDVRPVEYYLGKKSEEARAGRIPGAKNRPFSEDTTKVADATVFRPVEELDKAYSALIPSKDSPVVIHCRTGHQASQTFFVLRNLLGYRYVRWYDAGWSEWAARPELPVDKGE; this is translated from the coding sequence ATGATTAGGACATTCTACGGCCTCGATACCCTCGACTCACCGGCGGCCTTTCTCGCCGCTCTGTTCGTCGGCTTTGCGTTCGGTTTCTCGCTGGAACGGGCCGGTTTCGGCAGTTCCAGAAAACTGGCAGGCATCTTCTACTTCCGCGATATGACCGTGCTGAAAGTCATGTTCACGGCCATGGTCGTGGCCATGATCGGCCTGTCCTACTGCATGGGCATGGGCTGGATCGCCCGGGACCAGATGTACTTCATGCCCTCGGTGTACGGCGCCCAGATCATCGGTGGACTGCTGTTCGGTGTCGGCTTTGCGATGAGTAGCTGGTGCCCGGGTACCGCGGCCGTCGGTCTGGCTTCCGGCAAGCTGGACGCTCTGATCTTCCTGGTTGGAGCCTCCGTCGGGAGCATTCTCTTCAACGAGCTGTACTCCGTTACCCACCCTTTGTACACCTGGGGTGAAAGCGGCGTGCGGTTCGCCTGGAGCAGTCTGGGGGGCAGCCAGGCGGCGTTCGGCTTCGGCCTCGCTGTCGTGGCCATCCTGGCGTTCTGGGGAGCCGAGTACATCGAGAAGCGGGTCAGCGGCACGGGGCTGTATCTGAACAGCCCTTTCCTCAAGGCCTTCAGCACGGCCCTCCTCGTCCTGGCGGCCGGCCTGTTTGTTCTGTCCCCGATGGCAGCCTCGGAGGCAACCGACCGGACCGCCCAATCTGAACAAGCGACCGACGCAATTCCATTGCAGATGGGCCTGCTGACCGACGTGCAGACCGGCGCCGACCACGTCGATCCCAAGCAGTTGGCGGGTTGGCTGATGGCCGGCAAGCAGGATCTCGTGCTCATCGACATTCGCACCCCCGGCGAATACCAGAGTTTTCACCTCCGCGGGGCGGTCAACGTTGCGCTTGCGGATCTGCCCGGGTACCTGACGCCACTCAAGAACAAGGGCAGCATCGTTCTCTACTCCAACGGCATGACTCACCCGGCACAGGGAGTCGACGTTCTTCGTGGCCTCGGTTTCCAGAATGTCTTCCTCCTGACGGACGGGCTCCACGGATTCCTTGAGAAGTGCCTCAAGCCGACATCTCTGCGCACCGAGCCGGTCACCGCCGAGAGGGCCGCCCGGATTAATGCATGGCGGAGCTTCTTCCTCCCATCTCCCGCAGTCGTGACCGCGAAGACTCAGCCCCCGACGGCCGCGACCTCCGGGCCTGCCGAACCGGCATGGCCGGGGCTGGTGGAGACCGCTTGGTTGGCAGAGAACCTCAAACGCCCGGACCTTCGCGTCATCGATGTCCGGCTCCAGCCTCAATACAACACCGGCCACATTCCCGGCTCTGTCTGCCTGTCCCCGGAAAGCATCCGGGGGGTCGTCGGCGGATTGTCCTCCATGCTGCTGCCGGGCGATGTTCTGGCCCGGCTGGCATCCCTCATGGGAATCAGCACGACGGATACGGTCGTGATCGTTGGCGACGACAAGCCGCCGGATGCAACCATGGTATCCATGGCCTTCGCCCGTCTTGGACACGCCAAGTACGGCGTTCTCAACGGAGGCTTCGCCAAGTGGAAGAGTGAAGACCGGCCGTTGGACACGATGCTGCCCACATTTGCACCGACCAGCTATCCGGGGCCGGCTCCAGATCACTTCTCAGCTGATGCGGAACGTGTGCTGGCTCATGTGGAACAGGGAGACGCGGTCGTCCTGGATGTGCGGCCGGTGGAGTACTACCTGGGCAAGAAATCCGAGGAGGCCAGGGCCGGCCGTATCCCGGGCGCAAAGAACAGGCCTTTCTCCGAGGATACGACCAAGGTCGCAGACGCCACGGTGTTCAGGCCGGTGGAGGAACTGGACAAGGCGTATTCGGCATTGATCCCCTCCAAGGACTCGCCAGTTGTCATTCACTGCCGCACGGGTCATCAGGCCAGCCAGACGTTCTTCGTCCTCAGAAACCTGCTTGGCTACCGATATGTCCGCTGGTATGACGCGGGTTGGAGCGAATGGGCCGCCCGCCCCGAACTCCCCGTCGACAAAGGCGAGTAA